A region from the Ptychodera flava strain L36383 chromosome 12, AS_Pfla_20210202, whole genome shotgun sequence genome encodes:
- the LOC139146024 gene encoding GATA zinc finger domain-containing protein 15-like, with translation MLGGYLLILDNGDEEAFISSIIIPSDDYWLGMFRDTGTNKFFWLDGRLVDAGYKNWHKFLAHVEPSGDGDCVEKRQSTGIFQRRCVYTCGLSYSWNNNRDPYHPTVDDNCLGDHYPKDVTTCNNSVQTNYAGDHDPDNHTTSDNPDTNDRSGDYNPDNNPAIYYDESLHIHSTLNNPTVQHAESLNIVPSRSKPQNHYFCRSTSSQDKCVNTFGLSDSWHNDSATYHHRSNINCMGDHYPDNHTTYDNRLYNNCDSKHYPDSHTTSDDSTNNSVSDYYPENHTASDNSAYNSDSDHYPDNHTTSDNSAYNNCAGNNPGNNNCSGDHYADNNPAIYYNRRFHFYSTLNNPTIQRYASFNLVSS, from the exons ATGCTCGGTGGATACCTGCTGATATTAGATAACGGGGATGAAGAGGCGTTCATAAGTTCGATTATCATTCCTAGTGACGATTATTGGCTGGGCATGTTCCGCGATACTGGCACGAATAAGTTCTTTTGGTTGGACGGGAGGCTTGTGGATGCCGGCTACAAAAACTGGCACAAATTTTTGGCTCACGTCGAGCCGAGTGGTGACGGTGACTGCGTCGAGAAGAGACAATCGACGGGCATATTTCAAAGAAG ATGTGTCTACACTTGTGGGCTTTCTTATTCCTGGAACAACAACCGCGACCCCTACCACCCCACAGTCGACGACAACTGTCTTGGCGACCACTACCCCAAGGACGTCACAACCTGCAACAACTCAGTCCAAACCAACTATGCCGGTGACCACGACCCAGACAACCACACAACTTCCGACAACCCAGACACCAACGACCGTTCCGGGGACTACAATCCAGACAACAACCCAGCAATCTACTACGATGAAAGCCTCCACATCCACAGTACCCTCAACAACCCAACTGTTCAGCACGCTGAGTCGCTCAACATTGTTCCATCTCGAAGCAAGCCACAAAACCACTACTTCTGTCGCTCCACTTCAAGTCAGGACAA ATGTGTCAACACTTTTGGGCTTTCTGATTCCTGGCACAACGACAGCGCCACCTACCACCACCGATCCAACATCAACTGCATGGGTGACCACTACCCGGACAACCATACAACCTACGACAACCGACTTTATAACAACTGTGACAGCAAGCACTACCCAGACAGCCACACAACCTCCGACGACTCAACCAACAACAGTGTCAGCGATTACTACCCAGAAAACCACACAGCCTCCGACAACTCAGCCTACAACAGTGACAGTGACCACTACCCAGACAATCACACAACCTCCGACAACTCAGCCTACAACAACTGTGCCGGGAACAACCCAGGCAACAACAACTGTTCCGGAGACCACTATGCAGACAACAACCCTGCAATCTACTACAATCGAAGGTTCCACTTCTACAGTACCCTCAACAACCCAACAATTCAGCGCTATGCGTCGTTCAACCTGGTTTCATCTTGA